One Clavibacter zhangzhiyongii genomic region harbors:
- a CDS encoding decaprenyl-phosphate phosphoribosyltransferase → MSEPDLVPRTPAGSSSSVLGGVIRTARVRQWMKNVLVFAAPVAAGALFEPSLVKAVLAFVAFCLAASGIYFLNDILDVEADRAHPRKRSRPIAAGIVPVPVAVAVAAVLLLGGLAVAFAGGLELAAVVLCYELVQIAYCIWLKHITILDIAVVSSGFLLRAIAGGAATGVVLSQWFLLVAVFGSLLMVSGKRYGELASNPDLQGDVRGSLKGYTLGYLGFIWHSAATILILGYSLWAFELFTDLRNLWLSVSVAPFVLAVLRYGQHIDRGDAQAPEEIALGDRMLQVLAGVWLVILVIGLYVQPSTF, encoded by the coding sequence ATCAGCGAACCAGACCTCGTCCCCCGCACGCCCGCCGGCAGCAGCTCCTCCGTCCTCGGCGGGGTCATCCGCACCGCACGGGTCCGCCAGTGGATGAAGAACGTGCTGGTGTTCGCCGCACCCGTCGCCGCCGGCGCGCTCTTCGAGCCGTCGCTCGTGAAGGCCGTGCTCGCGTTCGTCGCCTTCTGCCTCGCCGCGTCCGGCATCTACTTCCTGAACGACATCCTCGACGTCGAGGCCGATCGCGCGCACCCCCGCAAGCGCTCGCGCCCCATCGCCGCCGGCATCGTGCCCGTGCCCGTCGCCGTGGCGGTCGCCGCCGTGCTCCTCCTCGGCGGCCTCGCCGTCGCCTTCGCCGGCGGCCTCGAGCTCGCGGCCGTGGTGCTCTGCTACGAGCTCGTGCAGATCGCGTACTGCATCTGGCTGAAGCACATCACCATCCTCGACATCGCCGTCGTCTCCTCCGGCTTCCTGCTGCGCGCCATCGCGGGCGGCGCGGCCACCGGCGTCGTGCTCAGCCAGTGGTTCCTGCTCGTCGCGGTCTTCGGGTCGCTCCTCATGGTCTCGGGCAAGCGCTACGGGGAGCTCGCCAGCAACCCCGACCTGCAGGGCGACGTGCGCGGGTCCCTCAAGGGCTACACGCTCGGCTACCTCGGCTTCATCTGGCACTCCGCCGCGACGATCCTCATCCTCGGCTACAGCCTGTGGGCCTTCGAGCTCTTCACCGACCTGCGGAACCTCTGGCTCTCCGTCTCGGTGGCGCCGTTCGTGCTCGCGGTGCTGCGCTACGGCCAGCACATCGACCGCGGCGACGCGCAGGCCCCGGAGGAGATCGCCCTCGGCGACCGCATGCTCCAGGTGCTCGCGGGCGTCTGGCTCGTGATCCTGGTCATCGGCCTGTACGTCCAGCCCAGCACGTTCTGA
- a CDS encoding histidine phosphatase family protein, translating into MTAARIHLVRHGEVDNPDGILYGRLPGFGLTALGRRMAAAAADHVVEAGREVGLLRTSPLQRAVESTAPMEAALGLDPERRDGLVEASSRLEGGRFDMSLSILGKPSAWRYLVNPLRPSWGEPFVQVAARMRAELAAAAADAPDGTDAVLVSHQLPIWMAHRSVTGAPLFHDPRKRRCALSSITSFEPTADGFREVSYWAPAPELLAASTDDGAV; encoded by the coding sequence GTGACCGCGGCCAGGATCCACCTCGTCCGGCACGGTGAGGTCGACAACCCGGACGGCATCCTCTACGGCCGGCTGCCCGGCTTCGGCCTCACGGCGCTCGGCCGCCGGATGGCGGCCGCCGCCGCGGACCACGTCGTCGAGGCGGGCCGCGAGGTCGGCCTCCTGCGCACCTCCCCGCTCCAGCGCGCGGTCGAGTCGACGGCGCCGATGGAGGCCGCGCTCGGCCTCGACCCCGAGCGCCGCGACGGCCTCGTCGAGGCCTCCAGCCGCCTCGAGGGCGGCCGCTTCGACATGAGCCTCTCCATCCTCGGCAAGCCGTCCGCGTGGCGCTACCTCGTGAACCCGCTCCGTCCCAGCTGGGGCGAGCCCTTCGTCCAGGTCGCCGCGCGCATGCGGGCCGAGCTCGCCGCCGCCGCCGCGGACGCGCCCGACGGCACCGACGCGGTCCTCGTGAGCCACCAGCTGCCCATCTGGATGGCGCACCGCAGCGTCACCGGCGCGCCCCTCTTCCACGACCCGCGGAAGCGCCGCTGCGCGCTGTCCAGCATCACGTCGTTCGAGCCGACGGCCGACGGGTTCCGCGAGGTGTCCTACTGGGCGCCGGCGCCCGAGCTCCTGGCCGCGTCGACGGACGACGGCGCCGTCTGA
- a CDS encoding O-antigen ligase family protein yields MTLPTRLPLPERLPDLLGSARFSAALTQCILGTAVLSHALRATMGWAGLVAVLVALVAMAAGSLAAKRGDWEWRGLLPISLLVLVGWCAATLLWTAYQPDAVGGVLHLAASAFLAVYVGVVRDLIQIVRAAGDVLRLVLVGSLALEVLAGLLIDGPIPFLGIRGALDRLGPIQGLLGERNALGILALVAAVTFAVELLTRSVSRGRGIFSLTTALLVASLTRSSVILGTFLVLGLAALAILGLRHLARQARPLANSAALVLAAVVGVLVVAFRSPVLQVLQARPDYLQRVALWREMLRLIDLNTIEGWGFVGYWRRDAYPYTALDLVSRGAQETGRNAYLDLYLQAGLVGLALFAAFCALALGRSWVLATTKRGVGYVWTALVLVVLVVASLAESVTLVEWGWVLLVICAVKAAQGRSWRHGLPEGPAR; encoded by the coding sequence ATGACGCTGCCCACCCGCCTGCCGCTGCCCGAGCGCCTGCCCGACCTCCTCGGGTCCGCGCGCTTCTCAGCCGCGCTCACGCAGTGCATCCTCGGCACCGCGGTCCTGTCGCACGCGCTGCGCGCGACCATGGGCTGGGCCGGGCTCGTCGCCGTCCTGGTCGCGCTCGTGGCGATGGCCGCGGGATCCCTGGCGGCGAAGCGCGGCGACTGGGAGTGGCGCGGCCTCCTCCCCATCTCGCTCCTGGTCCTCGTGGGCTGGTGCGCGGCGACGCTGCTCTGGACCGCGTACCAGCCGGACGCGGTCGGCGGCGTGCTCCACCTCGCGGCGTCCGCGTTCCTCGCGGTGTACGTGGGGGTCGTGCGCGACCTCATCCAGATCGTGCGCGCGGCCGGCGACGTGCTGCGGCTCGTGCTCGTCGGCTCGCTCGCGCTCGAGGTGCTGGCGGGGCTCCTCATCGACGGCCCCATCCCGTTCCTCGGCATCCGCGGGGCCCTCGACCGCCTCGGTCCCATCCAGGGCCTGCTCGGCGAGCGCAACGCCCTCGGGATCCTCGCGCTCGTCGCCGCCGTGACCTTCGCCGTCGAGCTGCTCACCCGCTCCGTCTCCCGCGGCCGGGGGATCTTCTCGCTCACCACCGCGCTGCTGGTCGCGTCGCTCACCCGCTCGTCCGTGATCCTCGGCACGTTCCTCGTCCTCGGCCTCGCCGCCCTCGCGATCCTCGGCCTCCGTCACCTCGCCCGCCAGGCCCGGCCGCTCGCCAACAGCGCGGCGCTCGTGCTGGCCGCGGTCGTCGGGGTGCTCGTCGTGGCGTTCCGCTCCCCCGTGCTGCAGGTGCTCCAGGCGCGTCCCGACTACCTCCAGCGCGTCGCCCTGTGGCGCGAGATGCTCCGCCTCATCGACCTCAACACCATCGAGGGCTGGGGGTTCGTGGGCTACTGGCGGCGGGACGCCTATCCGTACACGGCGCTCGACCTCGTGAGCCGCGGCGCGCAGGAGACCGGCCGCAACGCCTACCTCGACCTCTACCTGCAGGCCGGGCTCGTCGGGCTCGCGCTGTTCGCGGCGTTCTGCGCCCTCGCGCTCGGGCGCTCCTGGGTGCTCGCGACCACCAAGCGCGGCGTCGGCTACGTCTGGACCGCGCTCGTGCTCGTCGTGCTCGTCGTCGCGTCGCTCGCCGAGAGCGTCACGCTCGTGGAGTGGGGATGGGTCCTGCTCGTGATCTGCGCCGTCAAGGCCGCCCAGGGGCGCAGCTGGCGGCACGGCCTGCCGGAGGGCCCGGCGCGCTGA
- a CDS encoding O-antigen ligase family protein: MPTPSRRALRSFATFVLVTTFAGDMWRDSLSWWGFGAIALAVLVTCIVLLVRARPLPRLRVVPLPLLAFTVVCVLSIAWSQYRFESVLGVLIQLSTTIAALTILVLLSWAEIVQGLGRALRIILGLSLAFELVVAVVVRQPVMPFFTDYGPNAPAAFAWTRGELLSGGRIQGVVGNANLLAMVALLGLIVFSLQYAARTVARRDAAVWIAVALLTLTLTGSSTVLVALLMTGVVAALALIARRVDLRGRLVLAGGVVVAAVVGAGIVVTRTAEVFELLGRSPDLTGRFQIWESVLGLAQEHPVVGWGWIGYWAPWVHPFQGLAVRSGVTYLQAHDAYLDVLLQVGAVGLLAFACLIVTTYVRSWWAAIDRPQHRRDLVEPYSTLALAPLLLMTALVVQSLAESRLLYEGNWLLLVVIAVATRSGMVAREDVPGPAVPRRRPVPAVPAEPAAAGAPAPAPAAPSVADPGVA, encoded by the coding sequence ATGCCCACCCCCAGCCGCCGAGCCCTCCGGAGCTTCGCGACCTTCGTCCTCGTCACCACCTTCGCGGGTGACATGTGGCGGGACAGCCTCAGCTGGTGGGGCTTCGGCGCCATCGCCCTGGCGGTGCTGGTGACCTGCATCGTGCTCCTCGTGCGCGCCCGCCCGCTGCCGCGGCTCCGGGTCGTGCCCCTCCCGCTGCTGGCGTTCACGGTCGTCTGCGTGCTGTCCATCGCGTGGTCGCAGTACCGGTTCGAGTCCGTGCTCGGCGTGCTGATCCAGCTGTCCACGACCATCGCGGCGCTCACGATCCTCGTGCTGCTGTCGTGGGCGGAGATCGTGCAGGGCCTCGGCCGGGCCCTCCGCATCATCCTCGGGCTGTCGCTCGCCTTCGAGCTGGTCGTCGCCGTGGTCGTGCGCCAGCCGGTCATGCCCTTCTTCACGGACTACGGGCCGAACGCGCCGGCCGCGTTCGCGTGGACCCGCGGCGAGCTGCTGAGCGGCGGGCGGATCCAGGGCGTGGTCGGCAACGCCAACCTGCTCGCGATGGTCGCGCTGCTCGGCCTCATCGTCTTCTCCCTGCAGTACGCGGCGCGCACGGTGGCCCGCCGCGACGCCGCCGTGTGGATCGCCGTCGCCCTGCTCACGCTGACCCTCACCGGCAGCTCCACCGTGCTGGTGGCGCTCCTCATGACCGGCGTCGTCGCCGCGCTCGCGCTCATCGCCCGCCGCGTCGACCTCCGCGGGCGCCTCGTGCTCGCGGGCGGCGTCGTCGTGGCGGCCGTCGTCGGCGCGGGCATCGTGGTCACGCGCACCGCCGAGGTCTTCGAGCTCCTCGGCCGCTCCCCCGACCTCACCGGGCGGTTCCAGATCTGGGAGTCCGTCCTCGGGCTCGCGCAGGAGCACCCCGTCGTCGGCTGGGGCTGGATCGGCTACTGGGCACCCTGGGTGCACCCCTTCCAGGGCCTCGCCGTCCGCAGCGGCGTCACCTACCTGCAGGCCCACGACGCCTACCTCGACGTCCTGCTGCAGGTGGGCGCCGTCGGCCTCCTGGCCTTCGCGTGCCTCATCGTCACCACGTACGTCCGCTCCTGGTGGGCCGCCATCGACCGGCCGCAGCACCGCCGCGACCTCGTCGAGCCCTACTCCACGCTCGCGCTGGCGCCGCTGCTGCTCATGACGGCCCTCGTCGTGCAGAGCCTCGCCGAGAGCCGCCTGCTCTACGAGGGCAACTGGCTGCTGCTCGTCGTGATCGCCGTCGCCACGCGCTCCGGCATGGTGGCCCGCGAGGACGTCCCGGGGCCGGCGGTCCCCCGCCGTCGCCCCGTGCCCGCCGTGCCCGCCGAGCCCGCGGCGGCCGGCGCCCCGGCCCCCGCTCCCGCCGCGCCGTCCGTCGCCGACCCCGGCGTCGCCTGA
- a CDS encoding acyl-CoA dehydrogenase family protein → MTLTPLIGDFYGYESRLGDREKESLADLRAYLEAEVRPHVNGLWARAEFPRHVVGGLAERGFFGMPFPETRPFENSAVFRGWAALELGRVDASIATLVGMQSGLVMGSVAVAGSPEQRAEWLPRLASGEVLGSFGLTEPLSGSDSARGLRTVATRRGDEWSITGAKRWIGNGTISDVTVIWAKDADDGQVKGFLVPNDSPGFRATRIEDKQALRIVQNADIELDAVIVPERNRLQNARSFADTAKVLRLTRAEVAWAAVGISVGAYEAAVAYTGERHQFGKPLGAHQLIQDLLVRSLGNITASIGLVTRASEMVDEGTQSDEHSALAKAYATSRMRETVAWCREAFGGNGIVLDHDVARFFADAEAIYSYEGTREMNTLIVGRAITGHAAFV, encoded by the coding sequence GTGACCCTCACCCCCCTCATCGGCGACTTCTACGGCTACGAGTCCCGGCTCGGCGACAGGGAGAAGGAGTCCCTCGCCGACCTGCGCGCCTACCTCGAGGCGGAGGTCCGCCCGCACGTCAACGGGCTCTGGGCACGAGCCGAGTTCCCCCGCCACGTCGTCGGCGGCCTCGCGGAGCGCGGCTTCTTCGGCATGCCGTTCCCCGAGACGCGCCCCTTCGAGAACTCGGCCGTGTTCCGCGGCTGGGCGGCGCTCGAGCTCGGCCGCGTCGACGCGAGCATCGCGACCCTCGTCGGCATGCAGAGCGGCCTGGTGATGGGCAGCGTCGCCGTCGCCGGATCCCCCGAGCAGCGCGCCGAGTGGCTGCCGCGCCTCGCGTCCGGCGAGGTCCTCGGCTCGTTCGGCCTCACCGAGCCGCTCTCGGGGTCCGACTCCGCGCGCGGCCTCCGCACGGTGGCGACCCGGCGCGGCGACGAGTGGAGCATCACGGGCGCCAAGCGCTGGATCGGCAACGGCACCATCAGCGACGTCACCGTCATCTGGGCCAAGGACGCGGACGACGGCCAGGTCAAGGGCTTCCTCGTCCCCAACGACTCCCCCGGCTTCCGCGCCACGCGGATCGAGGACAAGCAGGCGCTGCGCATCGTGCAGAACGCCGACATCGAGCTCGACGCGGTGATCGTGCCCGAGCGGAACCGGCTGCAGAACGCGCGCTCCTTCGCCGACACCGCCAAGGTGCTCCGCCTCACGCGCGCCGAGGTGGCGTGGGCAGCCGTCGGGATCTCGGTCGGCGCCTACGAGGCCGCGGTCGCGTACACGGGCGAACGGCACCAGTTCGGCAAGCCGCTCGGCGCGCACCAGCTGATCCAGGACCTCCTCGTCCGCAGCCTCGGCAACATCACGGCCTCCATCGGCCTCGTCACGCGCGCCTCGGAGATGGTCGACGAGGGCACCCAGTCCGACGAGCACTCCGCGCTCGCCAAGGCCTACGCCACCAGCCGGATGCGCGAGACCGTCGCGTGGTGCCGCGAGGCGTTCGGCGGCAACGGCATCGTCCTCGACCACGACGTGGCCCGGTTCTTCGCCGACGCGGAGGCCATCTACTCGTACGAGGGCACGCGGGAGATGAACACGCTCATCGTCGGGCGGGCGATCACGGGCCACGCCGCCTTCGTCTGA